The sequence below is a genomic window from Phoenix dactylifera cultivar Barhee BC4 chromosome 8, palm_55x_up_171113_PBpolish2nd_filt_p, whole genome shotgun sequence.
AGGTATGGACTTGCATTAATGTTTACACGGAGCCCATCAATATCAAATGATGCAAGTACATACACAGTTATAAATTCGTATGGTAGAGTAATGCAAGTGATTAGGCTCCTTTGACTAATTGTTTCCTCAAAAAAAATTGTATGTTAGAGGTGAGGTTGATATAGCTTATTTCactattataaatttttaacCAGTGCTTGGAATATATTTGGAAGAAAAACCAGTGTTCATATGATgatttgtttcatttttttaattcacAACTTCATATGTTAAATTGACTCACCTTGttacttaatttttttcaatcaaattttgCTGCATCTCATGTATTTGCTTGGAGTGAATTTTTCAAGTTGCAACTTCATGGGTtcgttgaatttttcttttctcctgaTAGCTGGACTTTTCATTTGACTTCTTATGCTATTATTTGAATTTGAGTTCCCAGTAGATCTGAGATGACTCTTGGTACTGCTATACACTAGGGATAAAATTTCAATAATAAGACTTTTCCTTTTTCGATACTATCCATTTATTAATTGTTGTCTATAATGTTGTGTCATGTAGCTTCATCCGCAGAGTCACAAAACTTTAATGCCTCAGTTGATGAAGCCCTCATCTTAAAGGTATGAAAGTGATGTCTCAAATTAAGGATTTTTAAAAATGTTCTATTTTGCTAATATTAACATGTCATATTAAAGCTCTGTCAAGTGAAATATATGGTTCAAGTTGACTTTTTTACATATCCTATCTGATCTGAGGCTAATGTTCTGCAGAGGAAAGCGGAAGATATTACCTCCTCCTTAAACGGGCGTTGTATATATCTAGTTGGTCGGTTTTCTAGTCTTTTCTCATATGAAACCTACTTCTGATAATGAATACATTGTGTTGGTATAATTAATCCCATAGATGCCATCCTATTAGCTGGTGACATTTGCTTTTATACAGGAATGATGGGTTCTGGTAAGACTACAGTGGGGAAGATTCTATCAGAAGTATTAGGATATTCCTTTTTTGACAGGTTTGTGTGGTGGTCATTGTAGGGCATTGCTTTCAGAGTAGCCTTTAACTTCAGGATGTGTGTAAACTGGGAGATGTAAATCAATTTATCTTGTTGTTGCAGTGACAAGCTGGTGGAGCAAGCTGTTGGTGTAccttctgttgcccagatattTAAGGAGTACAGTGAGGCATTCTTTAGAGACAATGGAGTAAAGTCTTTACCATATTGTTTAggatatatataatttgaaggGGAATTTTTCTTTAATTGTTTTATCAGCAAATATTAtgctcttcattttttttttcctccttttctttcttgcatgGGACAACGTGTCCATAGATGTTAGTCATGAGTAcgtattttatttttcataatgttttgccattttttcttcttctatcaGAGTGAAGTGCTAAGGGACTTGTCAAAAATGCATCGGTTAGTAGTTGCAACTGGAGGTGGTGCTGTTATTCGACCAGTTAACTGGTAATGGATTATCACACTTTTAATTTTGTGAGCTCATGATATGCTTTCTTCTCGATGGGAACAAGCAGTCTTTATGATTTTGAGTTTTCAGGAAATACATGCAACAGGGGATAACTGTCTGGTTGGATGTGCCACTGGAAGCTCTTGCAAGGCGGATTGCTGCTGTAGGAACTGCCTCTCGGCCTCTTTTGCATCAAGAGCCTGGTGATCCTTATACAAAGGTAGCAAGCTTGCCACTTAATTAAAATGACATACCAAAGTCTTAATTTTCTTTGTCTGAAAGTGGTTTCCAGGTGGAATATATTTAATGTTTTGGGTCTTAGAAGGGACTAAATGTAGCATGCGTTTTAAACTCTGGCCGTGGTACGGTCTGCTAGTTTGCTAACTCCATTCATACTTTTGAGCATTGCTTTACATTTTTTTACTTTCTATGATTTGACTGTATAACCCTGATGCATGGAAGCTTGGATTTGAAGATTCATTTGAGTTCTTTTCTAGCTGAACATTATGGGTTTGAAGGCTAATATAATGGAAAGACAGAAACATACTTGCAACACTTCTAGTTCTTAGTGGACTATATCTACAAAAAGTTTCGGTTTAGCTGTGAGACAGAACATAGCTTAAGATATATTCTTACATGCAGTAGATGACTGGATGTCTTGACTTCAATTACGATTTAATTGCAGGCTTTTGTGCGGCTCTCCACACTCTCTGAAGAAAGGGGGGAAGCCTATGCCAATGCTGATGCAAGAGTTTGCCTTCAAAGTATATACATGCAATGCATTGGTCGCTAATTATTTGCTTTTTTGTTTCTGGACTCGGACCATAATTGAATTGTTTATTGAAGTCCAATTAGATGGATGCTGATATGGCATTCTCTGTGCATCTTTGCCATCTACGATGCCCAATAGATTTTTCAATTCATAGCTACCCTCTTTAGGATTGTTTTTTGCTTCATGTCTTGTCTATTTTCAGAGTACGTGCATCTTGGACATCCTTTAGAAGATTATTAATCAGCATCTCGGTTTCTCATAGTTTTCTGTGTTCCTGTAAATGATGTCGCCACACTGCATGATGCTTATCATAAGTAGTTGGAGTTTGTTGGCTGTGATCACAGTCATGCTCATTACCAAATAACTCAAATTTTATGGTACATTATCATGCAGCTATTGCGGCAAAACAAGGTCATGATGATGTTTCTTCGCTCACACCCACTGCTATTGCGGTTGAGGTATTATCGTGGTTAAGTTTTCATTCCcctgaattattcaaaattggcATTTCATGACGTCGCATTTCTGTTCCATCAGGCACTTATAAGGATCGAGAGCTTTCTTACTGGGAAAGCATCTGTTGGACGATTGTCATATCTTCAGGGTTGAAGAATTGAGGCAACCCCAGATCATGTGTTGTGCTAGTACTTTTTAACATAGTTTATGTAAATGATCAAACTTATGAGTGGAGGAGTTTTAATTTATATGTATTCCCCAAATCTTCTTTCATGATTGTGGCTGTAGACAAtcaaaatagtttatttttaatGGCTGTGAGGTGAAGTGGCCTATATCTGTTGCAATTGTCTGCAAATTGACAAAATTCTTAGGTACAAAAGAATGTATGCAATTTCTAGCCGTTGCCAATTGTTGGTAGTCTGGGCTGGTGTGATGTTCACTGGCAACTTGGCTAAAAGCTGGGTTACTATTTGGCATGCTTGGTGCATCATACCATGCTTCTTCCGCTATTGGGTCTCAATTCCCAGCTACAACTCATTTGTTTGGTGGTGAGCTTGTAAATCTAATACTCATGCTTTATCTATGGATTGATCAATTCAAGGAATTCGTCTTAATGTTCCAGGAGCTCTGATGAACTTTTGTGATCTCTTGGCAGGGAGTGGGTGGTAAAAATTTTACATAAGAGAGAAGTGGGTGATAAATGAGGCTTGTGATCATCCGTACGTGACAGTTCGGGTGGTCATTTGGAAGGTTCATCAATGGTGGTAACATTATATTCTCTCAGGTTTTTCAGATTGGCCACCATTAACTTTTTTCTACACAATTTTAACAGATAAGGGAACCTTATGACTAAGAGATAGTTGGGAGGCAATCTGGTGAGTTTAATTGATGCATATGCCGCCATAGATTTAGCTGTGTTATTTGGAGGTGtttttctcccttcttcttcttcctctctctctctctctctctctctctctctctctctctctctctccccctttctctgttttttgttttttgtttttttttggttttttctttttggtttaaAGTGATATCCAGCCACCTGATCAGCTGGTTGGTTGCCTTCTCTGATGATATTGGAAGCTTGGGAAAAAATGGAGAGGCCTGCCTCCCCATGTTCCAAATATCAGGAAGGAGAGGGCAGGAGAAAAAGGAATCACCTTC
It includes:
- the LOC103721727 gene encoding shikimate kinase 3, chloroplastic-like isoform X1 — protein: MEAGAALSLQSCSWIGCEEAGKKYRGFLLFSRGCGEDKRFQTLGLRDSRPRVALVRSRHPESKVSCCYKKSGASSAESQNFNASVDEALILKRKAEDITSSLNGRCIYLVGMMGSGKTTVGKILSEVLGYSFFDSDKLVEQAVGVPSVAQIFKEYSEAFFRDNGSEVLRDLSKMHRLVVATGGGAVIRPVNWKYMQQGITVWLDVPLEALARRIAAVGTASRPLLHQEPGDPYTKAFVRLSTLSEERGEAYANADARVCLQTIAAKQGHDDVSSLTPTAIAVEALIRIESFLTGKASVGRLSYLQG
- the LOC103721727 gene encoding shikimate kinase 2, chloroplastic-like isoform X2, yielding MLCHVASSAESQNFNASVDEALILKRKAEDITSSLNGRCIYLVGMMGSGKTTVGKILSEVLGYSFFDSDKLVEQAVGVPSVAQIFKEYSEAFFRDNGSEVLRDLSKMHRLVVATGGGAVIRPVNWKYMQQGITVWLDVPLEALARRIAAVGTASRPLLHQEPGDPYTKAFVRLSTLSEERGEAYANADARVCLQTIAAKQGHDDVSSLTPTAIAVEALIRIESFLTGKASVGRLSYLQG